A genomic window from Ignavibacteria bacterium includes:
- the pgeF gene encoding peptidoglycan editing factor PgeF, translating to MIITSKILSSHKELIHGISTRFADEPPFYNNLSKHVGDEHNTVMKNRTRFFGSLGIAEASLVHANQVHSDGVSIVTKPGLYPNTDALITSQPGLNLVISVADCMPVMIFDKLNGVIANIHSGWRGTQKNITGKVISIMVNDFGSKPEELAVFMGPAISKPNFEVDKDVADLFPGEYVSPKINSDGKYIVDTGSMVYQSLLSAGVQPGNIEQFNECTFNSAHLHSYRRDKSTSGRMFAVLGMKNINI from the coding sequence ATGATAATCACTTCCAAAATACTGTCATCACACAAAGAGCTCATCCACGGCATCTCAACACGATTTGCGGATGAACCGCCGTTTTACAATAACCTGAGCAAACATGTCGGAGATGAGCATAATACAGTCATGAAAAACCGCACGCGGTTTTTCGGTTCTCTGGGAATCGCAGAAGCATCACTCGTTCATGCCAACCAGGTTCACAGCGATGGCGTATCAATAGTAACAAAGCCGGGCCTCTATCCAAACACAGATGCGCTTATCACTTCACAACCGGGCTTGAATCTTGTTATATCCGTTGCGGATTGTATGCCCGTAATGATATTTGACAAATTAAACGGTGTGATAGCAAACATTCATTCCGGCTGGCGCGGCACCCAGAAAAATATTACAGGTAAAGTAATTTCAATTATGGTTAATGATTTCGGCTCAAAGCCCGAAGAGCTTGCAGTATTTATGGGTCCCGCAATAAGTAAACCTAATTTTGAAGTGGATAAAGATGTTGCTGATCTGTTTCCCGGGGAGTATGTTTCACCAAAAATAAATTCAGATGGAAAATATATTGTTGATACAGGCTCTATGGTTTACCAAAGCCTGCTTTCAGCAGGCGTGCAGCCGGGTAATATTGAACAATTCAATGAATGCACTTTTAATAGCGCTCACCTGCATTCATACCGAAGGGATAAGTCAACCTCAGGCAGAATGTTTGCGGTCTTAGGAATGAAGAATATAAACATTTAA
- a CDS encoding PAS domain S-box protein, whose translation MDQSIKPQNKDSYGKKISLIYFFIGTAWILLSDLLNGIYLHNNFRVVLLEIGKGMLFVTLSSLLIFYLLKKYFAAYHKSNTELFKKETEYSTLARHLKAGIIRCTPEGKYIFMNNAARNILQDYLKPDIEGNIAGLFPEEIYKDNDLISRVKSTVNYIKETGKSVVRKVKYGERYLSVHTYPELNNEGSIVSVLSILTDETEMMQSMLQLEESERFNRHLVDSSNVIVYIYNLINQNQIFTNKALIKILGYRPDEMQAPGVNILNDFIHPDDKNRISDYVQKEVLNLKDGEIAEFEYRMRRKNGTYCWFRSHDCIFKRDENGIPIEVLGSAIDITELRRSKEESEKNSAYLNSIIEVSPIAIYNLDPEGKVLSIWNKAAEEIFGWKIDEVLGRKLPIIPADRSGEFETFFNILKRGESLNGIEFLRQRKDGSPVFIRVHAKPVRGMNGEIESILAYGVDITLEKKFAESKQKNEDYLKILYEASLAANKAVDVSELYRVCFSYINLILDVTGLMVSLVTDDNRHIKYDALWMKGENIDTSNIPLMKLNPEGKGPLTRTILSGKPQIVNDLEERVKGSRNKFFVDQDGKLSTPGGEIENVSHSAIMIPLKHADKVIGVLQVQNAETGKFTESDLMKLEPFAFIFASAIQRAKLYRKLQSELEEKDAAFEQLRKFSKGIEHSPNSIVITNADSEIEYVNPYFTELTGFTLEDVLGKNPSILKSGQTDSHVYSGLWEALNKGETWHGEFLNLKKNGELYWEAASIGPITDHNGRVTHYIAIKQDITEKKKKDKELKDSLEEKEIMLKEIHHRVKNNLQVISSLLNMQFEQYEHPEAIDAINSSRNRVKAMALVHENLYQSENIGKTSLREYLIMLAKNIYSSYGVSFERVKFFCETHGIEFGLDTIIPLGLILNEGISNSLKHAFPEGAQGEIRVELEGIDPNIAGGFNNFHGLGKYRLKIKDNGKGLPENFDPGKTNSLGMTLLTSLTAQLDGEAVINNKVGTEIVIDFKELRYKKRV comes from the coding sequence ATGGATCAAAGCATTAAACCACAAAATAAAGACTCTTACGGAAAAAAGATCAGCTTAATATACTTTTTTATAGGCACAGCATGGATACTGCTTTCTGACCTGCTGAATGGCATTTACCTTCATAATAATTTCAGAGTGGTACTTCTTGAGATCGGAAAAGGAATGCTGTTTGTTACTTTATCTTCACTGCTGATATTTTACCTTCTCAAAAAATATTTTGCGGCTTACCATAAAAGCAATACAGAGCTGTTTAAAAAAGAAACGGAATACAGCACGCTTGCCCGCCACTTAAAAGCAGGTATAATAAGATGTACACCCGAAGGTAAGTATATTTTTATGAACAATGCTGCCAGGAACATTCTGCAGGATTATTTAAAACCTGATATTGAAGGAAATATAGCCGGTTTATTTCCTGAGGAAATATATAAAGATAATGATCTTATCAGCCGCGTTAAAAGTACTGTAAATTATATAAAAGAAACAGGTAAGAGCGTTGTAAGAAAAGTAAAATACGGCGAAAGATATCTTTCTGTTCACACATACCCTGAACTGAATAATGAAGGCAGTATTGTATCCGTGCTCTCAATCCTCACCGATGAAACTGAGATGATGCAGAGTATGCTGCAGCTTGAAGAATCTGAAAGATTCAACAGACACCTCGTAGATTCAAGCAATGTAATAGTATATATTTATAATCTTATAAACCAAAACCAGATTTTTACTAATAAGGCGCTTATAAAAATACTGGGATACAGGCCAGATGAGATGCAGGCACCGGGAGTAAATATTTTAAATGATTTTATCCATCCGGATGATAAGAACAGGATTTCAGATTACGTTCAAAAAGAGGTATTGAATCTGAAAGACGGGGAAATTGCCGAATTTGAATACAGAATGAGACGGAAAAACGGAACGTATTGCTGGTTCAGAAGCCATGACTGTATTTTCAAAAGGGATGAAAACGGTATACCCATAGAAGTGCTTGGCAGCGCAATTGATATTACTGAGCTGAGAAGATCAAAAGAGGAATCGGAAAAAAATTCTGCTTACTTAAATTCAATAATAGAAGTATCGCCTATAGCGATCTATAACCTGGATCCTGAAGGAAAGGTATTGAGCATATGGAATAAAGCAGCGGAGGAAATTTTCGGCTGGAAAATAGATGAAGTTCTGGGCAGAAAGCTGCCGATTATACCTGCTGATAGATCCGGTGAGTTTGAAACCTTTTTTAATATCCTCAAGCGCGGAGAAAGCTTAAACGGCATTGAATTTTTAAGGCAAAGAAAAGACGGCAGCCCTGTATTTATCAGGGTTCATGCAAAACCGGTTCGCGGAATGAACGGCGAAATTGAATCTATCCTTGCATACGGAGTAGATATTACCCTTGAAAAGAAATTTGCCGAATCAAAACAGAAAAATGAAGATTACCTTAAAATTCTCTACGAGGCTAGCCTTGCAGCAAATAAAGCAGTAGATGTATCAGAGCTTTACAGGGTCTGTTTCAGTTACATAAACCTGATACTTGATGTTACTGGATTAATGGTATCACTTGTTACAGATGATAACCGGCATATAAAATATGACGCGTTGTGGATGAAGGGTGAGAATATTGATACATCAAACATTCCCCTAATGAAGCTTAATCCCGAAGGTAAGGGACCGCTAACACGAACCATATTATCCGGTAAACCGCAGATAGTGAACGATCTTGAAGAGCGCGTTAAGGGTTCGCGAAATAAATTTTTTGTTGACCAGGATGGAAAACTAAGCACACCCGGCGGAGAAATTGAGAATGTTTCTCACTCTGCAATTATGATACCGCTTAAACATGCAGATAAAGTAATAGGGGTATTGCAGGTGCAGAACGCAGAAACCGGTAAGTTTACCGAAAGTGATTTAATGAAGCTTGAGCCGTTTGCGTTTATATTTGCTTCGGCTATACAAAGAGCAAAGCTATACAGGAAGCTGCAAAGCGAGCTGGAAGAAAAAGACGCTGCTTTTGAACAGCTGAGAAAGTTTTCCAAAGGGATTGAACACAGCCCGAACAGCATAGTTATTACCAATGCTGATTCTGAAATAGAATACGTTAACCCATATTTTACAGAGCTAACCGGCTTTACGCTTGAAGATGTGCTCGGTAAAAATCCATCTATCCTGAAATCAGGGCAGACAGACAGCCATGTCTATTCAGGCTTATGGGAGGCATTGAACAAAGGTGAAACATGGCACGGCGAGTTTTTAAACCTGAAGAAAAACGGAGAGCTTTACTGGGAAGCTGCTTCAATAGGTCCCATAACAGACCATAACGGCAGGGTAACACATTACATTGCCATAAAACAGGATATCACTGAAAAGAAAAAAAAGGATAAAGAGCTGAAGGATTCACTGGAAGAAAAGGAGATAATGCTTAAGGAAATTCACCACCGCGTAAAAAATAATCTTCAGGTGATATCCAGTCTTCTTAATATGCAGTTTGAGCAGTATGAACACCCCGAGGCAATTGACGCAATTAATTCAAGCCGCAACAGGGTTAAGGCAATGGCGCTTGTTCATGAAAACCTTTACCAGAGCGAGAACATAGGCAAAACCTCATTGAGAGAGTATTTGATAATGCTTGCCAAGAACATTTATTCATCATACGGAGTATCTTTTGAGCGTGTAAAGTTTTTCTGTGAAACGCATGGTATCGAGTTTGGCTTAGATACCATCATTCCACTGGGCCTGATACTTAACGAAGGGATCTCAAATTCACTTAAGCATGCATTTCCGGAAGGAGCTCAAGGTGAAATAAGAGTTGAGCTTGAGGGTATAGATCCAAACATTGCAGGCGGATTTAACAACTTTCATGGGCTAGGTAAATACAGGCTTAAGATAAAAGATAACGGCAAAGGTTTGCCGGAAAATTTTGACCCGGGAAAAACCAATTCATTGGGCATGACACTTCTCACAAGCCTTACCGCTCAGCTTGATGGCGAAGCAGTAATAAATAATAAAGTAGGAACTGAAATAGTTATAGATTTTAAAGAACTGAGATATAAAAAAAGAGTATAA
- a CDS encoding DUF4918 family protein → MSALAQGILDFNASLKFTAPLPKGIGVMNPFCNNPEITRVTSLFYNKYYSSGKPRYMILGINPGRHGAGVTGIPFTDTKRLSEFCGININGFSSHELSSVFIYDMIMAYGGVKKFYSRFYINSICPLGFVSLHAKGRQKNYNYYDSPELTRAAKDFIIKSINAQLKLGFRRDKCYCLGTGKNYKFLTALNAEQNFFGEIIPLDHPRFIMQYRLKKKDEYIRKYLALLK, encoded by the coding sequence ATGTCTGCACTTGCACAGGGAATCCTGGATTTTAACGCTTCGCTGAAATTCACAGCACCATTGCCAAAAGGCATCGGGGTTATGAACCCGTTTTGCAATAACCCTGAAATAACCCGGGTTACATCACTTTTTTACAACAAGTATTACTCTTCCGGCAAACCGCGGTATATGATACTTGGCATAAACCCCGGGCGCCACGGCGCCGGTGTTACGGGTATCCCCTTTACCGATACAAAGCGCTTAAGCGAGTTCTGCGGAATTAATATCAACGGCTTCAGCTCTCATGAGCTTTCAAGTGTTTTTATTTATGATATGATAATGGCTTATGGCGGCGTAAAGAAATTTTACAGCCGTTTCTATATTAACTCGATCTGCCCGCTGGGCTTTGTATCGCTGCATGCAAAAGGCAGGCAGAAAAACTATAATTATTACGACTCCCCTGAGCTTACCCGCGCAGCTAAGGATTTCATCATAAAAAGCATTAATGCCCAGCTTAAGCTGGGCTTTCGCCGGGATAAATGTTACTGCCTCGGTACGGGAAAGAACTATAAATTCTTAACAGCATTAAATGCTGAGCAGAACTTCTTCGGCGAAATTATCCCGCTCGATCACCCACGGTTCATAATGCAGTACCGCCTCAAAAAGAAAGATGAGTATATCCGCAAATACCTGGCGTTACTGAAATAA
- a CDS encoding DUF4256 domain-containing protein — MKTTKSSSKKTNKAPEFEDLLDILKERFEKNKQRHKGITWESVSKRLEANPEKLASLAEMERTGGEPDVIAIDKKTGAVTFYDCSAETPAGRRSLCYDREALDKRKEHKPKNSACDLARETGIELLTEDEYRALQQLGEFDLKTSSWVLTPPEVRDLGGAIFCDRRFDRVFTYHNGAESYYAARGFRGKLVV; from the coding sequence ATGAAAACCACAAAGAGCAGCAGCAAAAAAACGAACAAAGCGCCGGAATTTGAAGACCTGCTTGATATATTAAAAGAGCGGTTTGAAAAAAATAAACAGCGCCATAAGGGTATAACCTGGGAAAGCGTTTCCAAAAGGCTTGAAGCGAACCCGGAGAAGCTTGCTTCGCTGGCAGAAATGGAGCGCACCGGCGGCGAGCCTGATGTAATTGCCATCGATAAAAAAACGGGAGCTGTTACATTTTATGACTGCTCCGCTGAAACACCCGCCGGCAGGCGGAGCCTGTGTTATGACCGCGAAGCGCTTGATAAGCGCAAAGAGCATAAGCCGAAGAATTCCGCTTGTGACCTGGCCCGCGAAACAGGCATTGAGCTCTTAACCGAAGATGAATACCGCGCCCTGCAGCAGCTTGGCGAGTTTGACCTGAAGACATCAAGCTGGGTGTTAACTCCGCCTGAAGTGCGCGATCTTGGCGGCGCGATATTCTGCGACCGCAGGTTTGACCGCGTGTTCACCTATCATAACGGCGCAGAAAGCTATTACGCTGCGCGCGGCTTCCGCGGGAAGCTTGTGGTATAA
- a CDS encoding very short patch repair endonuclease, with amino-acid sequence MKKDNNIFIRDGRAPIPRNVNISRVMSANRAKNTKPELLIRNELYKREIRGYRIHPKNIPGKPDIALTRNKIGIFINGCFWHRCPYCKLKIPQSNKYFWENKFAKNKERDKRKIYELKRMGWVTLTLWECQIKKDVNKQILKIEKKIKDKDAK; translated from the coding sequence ATGAAAAAGGATAACAATATCTTCATACGCGATGGAAGAGCACCAATACCACGAAATGTAAATATTTCAAGGGTTATGAGTGCAAATAGAGCAAAAAACACAAAACCTGAATTACTAATTAGAAATGAACTTTATAAAAGAGAAATTAGAGGTTACAGGATTCATCCCAAAAATATACCAGGCAAACCTGACATTGCATTAACTAGAAATAAAATAGGAATCTTCATAAATGGATGTTTCTGGCATAGATGTCCATATTGTAAACTTAAGATACCCCAAAGTAACAAATATTTTTGGGAAAATAAATTTGCAAAAAATAAAGAACGTGATAAAAGAAAGATTTATGAATTAAAAAGAATGGGCTGGGTAACATTAACCTTATGGGAATGCCAGATCAAAAAAGATGTGAATAAACAAATATTAAAAATTGAGAAAAAGATCAAAGATAAAGATGCAAAATGA
- the dcm gene encoding DNA (cytosine-5-)-methyltransferase, which produces MQNEKLTVLDLFCGAGGFSEGFRQQGFEIIMGIDHWKPAIDTFNKNFDLNCQIRNIKDFSSYLEIENLPDTDVIVGSPPCVSFSSSNRSGKADKTEGILLTKIFLKIIALKKHKPGSILKAWFMENVLNSQKHLKEFYTFNDLYLTSWAKKNNIDPNNIAINLKGNNAVINSADYGAPQRRKRLITGEIIKLNKFVIPSKTHSIVNNKENLPEHITIGFIKNTLPKPNEKESKREIIDPVYGFSITMDKLTDHFYDTGIHKHDWEMSKRLKTNHPYMGRMSFPENMDAPSRTVTATKIGSSREALIYLSEYNREGNGKYRTATVREAAVFMGFPITYQFIGNENPKWRLVGNAVSPNVSRALAKEVRRALGLESICNPQIKVDQDINQIVNLNTFKEKVFQKFFKKKKGCRFRGHIIKEGNMTVTLSNYDISKKTNLKKWFTSVQYGTGEGFPTHNYPDHFYLKLEETIINFKNGDKFLDMINNGFSDKIAPSNLMQYMYENQRNINNFLEPTALIEEASKIILHLKNDKLNYKQGNLKIFKKNIVPIKQILALYAINKICTITNKQ; this is translated from the coding sequence ATGCAAAATGAAAAGTTAACAGTTTTAGATTTATTCTGTGGAGCTGGTGGATTTTCAGAAGGTTTCAGGCAACAGGGCTTTGAAATCATTATGGGTATCGATCATTGGAAACCTGCAATAGATACCTTTAACAAAAATTTTGATCTTAATTGTCAAATTAGGAATATTAAGGATTTTAGTTCTTATTTAGAAATTGAAAATTTACCAGATACTGATGTAATTGTTGGGAGCCCACCTTGTGTAAGTTTTTCTAGCTCAAATAGATCTGGAAAGGCTGACAAAACCGAAGGTATTTTATTAACTAAAATATTCTTAAAGATCATTGCTTTAAAAAAACATAAGCCAGGTTCAATTTTAAAAGCATGGTTCATGGAAAATGTGCTTAATTCACAAAAACATTTAAAGGAATTTTATACTTTTAATGACCTGTATTTAACCAGTTGGGCAAAGAAGAATAATATTGATCCAAATAATATTGCAATTAATTTAAAAGGTAATAATGCTGTAATAAATTCAGCCGATTATGGTGCACCGCAAAGAAGAAAAAGATTAATTACGGGTGAAATAATAAAATTAAATAAATTTGTAATACCGTCTAAAACGCATTCTATAGTAAATAACAAAGAAAATTTACCTGAGCACATTACAATAGGATTTATAAAGAATACATTACCTAAACCAAATGAAAAAGAATCAAAAAGAGAAATAATTGATCCAGTTTATGGTTTTTCAATAACCATGGATAAATTAACTGATCATTTTTATGATACCGGCATACATAAACATGATTGGGAAATGTCTAAACGCCTGAAAACAAATCACCCATATATGGGACGGATGTCGTTTCCTGAAAATATGGATGCACCAAGCCGGACCGTAACTGCTACAAAAATTGGAAGTTCTAGAGAAGCATTAATATACTTATCTGAATACAATAGAGAAGGTAATGGAAAATATAGAACTGCAACTGTTAGAGAAGCAGCTGTTTTTATGGGTTTTCCTATTACCTACCAATTTATTGGGAATGAGAATCCAAAGTGGAGATTGGTCGGAAATGCAGTCTCTCCTAATGTCTCGCGAGCTTTAGCAAAAGAGGTAAGGCGTGCATTAGGATTAGAATCTATTTGTAATCCTCAAATAAAAGTTGATCAAGATATTAATCAAATTGTTAACTTGAATACATTTAAGGAAAAAGTGTTCCAAAAGTTTTTCAAAAAGAAAAAAGGTTGTCGTTTTAGAGGTCATATTATAAAAGAAGGTAATATGACTGTTACATTATCCAATTATGATATTAGTAAAAAAACAAATTTAAAAAAATGGTTCACATCTGTTCAATACGGCACAGGAGAAGGTTTTCCTACTCATAATTATCCTGACCATTTTTACTTAAAATTAGAAGAAACCATAATTAATTTTAAAAATGGTGACAAATTTTTAGATATGATTAATAACGGTTTTTCTGATAAGATTGCTCCAAGTAATTTGATGCAATATATGTATGAGAATCAGCGCAATATTAATAATTTTTTAGAACCTACAGCATTAATTGAAGAAGCTTCAAAAATAATTTTACATTTAAAAAATGATAAATTAAATTATAAGCAAGGTAACTTAAAAATTTTCAAAAAAAATATAGTACCTATAAAACAAATACTAGCTCTTTATGCAATAAATAAAATTTGTACAATAACCAACAAACAATAA
- a CDS encoding DEAD/DEAH box helicase yields the protein MLITINILEDLQQFEITGEIHGLQSNRRINSFLVDFLNAHFGHDSILVPYKVSSQNQILNNLQQLFKQYSIKHHFTTKVQNVLSEFLLNEYNFEFFSNEAKNIWENKINIQDFKDFSECIKKHLPTRTLYYLQLLASFHLAFSQNACNFSVPGSGKTSIVFAAYSFLKNLASNNVRHVNKLLVIGPLSSFAPWEMEYEKCFGEKPSSKRLSGGVSKEEREYILNPVSSIDESPELLLMSYQTLCNEIENVKNYLNKKGNNVMVILDEAHKIKNTDGGVWAQAALNIAPFCKARVVLTGTPMPNGYEDLYNLYKFIWPDKDILKFHLFQLRDMTNNRFDPRVKNLINNASSFFIRITKKNLKEQFGLPSPIENPPITVPMGLNQRKIYDFIENKYLSYFQNTQENQWSSTLLKARIIRLLQASSNINLLKNPLDNYFNENEIGNQVFIDDREILKNILEYSQSEIPAKFLATLSLIKKIINNNQKVIIWTTFIQTAKELKTFLAYNNIQSELLIGEIPVEIDDTIESVITREKIIKEFHNPSSKFKVIIANPFAVSESISLHMACHNAIYLERTFNASQFIQSKDRIHRVGLNIDDKINYYYLLAENSIEQTVHDRLIYKEKRMLEIIENQPIPLFEKNMDYDVDFESDLKAIIRDYVRKTTRIQ from the coding sequence ATGCTAATAACTATAAATATTCTTGAAGACTTACAACAATTTGAAATTACTGGTGAAATTCATGGATTACAATCAAATAGAAGAATAAATTCATTTCTAGTTGATTTTTTGAATGCACATTTTGGCCATGATTCTATCCTAGTTCCATATAAAGTATCATCACAAAATCAAATTTTAAATAATTTACAACAACTTTTCAAACAGTATAGTATTAAACATCATTTTACTACAAAAGTACAAAATGTATTGAGTGAATTTTTATTAAACGAGTATAATTTCGAGTTTTTTTCTAATGAAGCTAAGAATATATGGGAAAACAAAATAAATATTCAGGACTTTAAAGATTTTTCTGAATGCATAAAAAAACATTTACCAACAAGAACACTATACTATTTACAATTATTAGCTTCTTTTCACTTAGCTTTTTCTCAAAATGCTTGTAATTTTTCAGTACCTGGTTCTGGTAAAACGTCTATAGTATTTGCAGCTTATTCTTTTTTAAAGAATCTTGCTTCTAATAATGTTAGACATGTTAATAAATTACTAGTTATTGGACCTTTAAGTTCGTTTGCCCCATGGGAAATGGAATATGAAAAATGTTTTGGAGAAAAACCCTCCTCAAAAAGATTATCTGGCGGAGTTTCCAAAGAAGAACGAGAATATATATTAAACCCAGTTTCAAGTATAGATGAATCACCTGAATTACTGTTAATGTCATATCAAACGTTATGCAACGAGATAGAAAATGTCAAGAATTATCTTAACAAAAAAGGTAACAACGTTATGGTTATTCTTGATGAAGCTCATAAAATAAAGAATACTGATGGTGGTGTATGGGCACAAGCTGCGTTGAATATTGCACCTTTTTGTAAAGCAAGGGTTGTTTTAACTGGTACACCAATGCCTAATGGATATGAGGATTTATATAATTTGTATAAATTTATTTGGCCGGATAAAGATATTTTAAAATTCCATTTGTTTCAATTAAGAGATATGACAAATAATAGATTTGATCCAAGGGTTAAGAATTTAATAAACAATGCTTCTTCTTTTTTTATAAGAATAACCAAAAAAAATCTAAAAGAACAATTTGGGTTACCGAGTCCAATTGAAAACCCACCAATTACAGTACCTATGGGCTTAAATCAAAGAAAAATATATGATTTTATAGAAAATAAATACCTATCGTATTTCCAAAATACTCAAGAGAATCAATGGTCATCTACATTATTAAAAGCTAGAATAATAAGATTATTACAAGCTTCTTCTAACATTAACTTACTTAAAAATCCTTTGGACAATTATTTCAATGAAAATGAAATCGGGAACCAAGTATTTATTGATGACAGAGAAATTTTAAAAAATATTTTAGAATACAGCCAATCTGAAATACCTGCTAAATTTTTAGCAACTTTGTCTTTAATAAAAAAAATTATTAACAATAATCAAAAAGTCATTATTTGGACTACTTTTATCCAAACCGCAAAAGAATTAAAAACTTTTTTAGCATACAACAATATACAAAGTGAACTTTTAATAGGTGAAATACCTGTAGAAATAGATGATACAATTGAATCTGTAATTACACGTGAAAAAATTATCAAAGAATTCCATAATCCATCCTCTAAATTCAAGGTTATAATTGCAAATCCCTTTGCTGTTTCGGAGTCTATTTCTCTCCATATGGCTTGTCATAATGCTATATATTTAGAAAGAACATTTAATGCTTCCCAGTTCATTCAATCCAAAGATAGAATTCATAGAGTTGGATTAAATATTGATGATAAAATAAATTATTATTACCTATTAGCAGAGAATTCAATTGAGCAAACCGTACATGATAGATTAATATATAAAGAAAAAAGAATGCTTGAAATAATAGAAAATCAACCAATTCCTTTATTTGAAAAAAATATGGATTATGATGTAGACTTTGAGAGTGATTTAAAAGCAATCATTAGAGATTATGTTAGAAAAACTACTCGAATTCAATAA